The nucleotide window TCAGGAGTGCGAAACTGAAGAATGCGAATCCGAAGATTGCGGCTGCGGTTGCGGTGAAGAAACCGGACCGATGGAACTGACCATCGGTGGAGGAGAGTTTTTCACCCAGATCGAGGAGGCCCTGGTGGGTATGGCCCCGGGCGAGAAGAAAAGCGTGACCATTCCGGCCAAGGACGCCTTTGGCGAGTATGACACCGAGAAGGTCTTCAATGTGCCCCGCAGCGACATGCCGGAAGACCTGAAACCGGAAGTGGGGGATGAACTGACCATCTCCAACGAAGACGACGAAGAGTTCGAAGTGACTGTTGTTGAAGTACAGGAGGACAGCGTCACTTTCGACACCAACCATCCTCTCGCAGGTGAAGACCTGACCTTCGAAATCGAGCTGCTGGAAATCATCTAGTAGCCGAATTGCGACGTTGCTGCAGCGACCCCGGAGAATCCTTTCCGGGGTCGCTGCCGTTTCGGGCGGAAATGCTCCGAATCCCGCGCCCCCCACTCTTACCCTCACACGAACATTACCGAGACCAACCATGGTGACCCTGGAATACGATCCGCAGTTTTTGATGGAACTGGCACGCACCCGCATGCCCTTCGGCAAGTACCGAGGACGCCTGCTGATCGATCTGCCGGAACCCTATGTCGTCTGGTTCAGCCGTCAGGGATTTCCCAAAGGCAAGTTGGGGGAGATGTTGGGAACGGTCTACGAGATCAAGGTCAATGGAATGGAGTCGCTCTTCGATCCGCTACGCGGAAATGACGAAAAATCGTGAAAAAACGCCAAGATTGCGTCTCAGACACAGTTGTTCATTATAGCGGCAAAAATTTTAAAAGAATAGGCTGTTATTTTTGGTTTTCGGGGATATAGTTGAATCAGGTAGCGCTACCAAGCAACTGACTGCCGACGCAAAGGAGGGTTAGACTATAGAGGAAGCTGCTCCCGAATGCCATAGTCAGAAGCAGTATCCGTCCGGAGGCGTCAGCGTACCGGAATGACCCTTGAACAGGGTGCACGGAAACAGACAAAAGGGGCCCGCGAAACAGTGCGGGCCTTTCATTTTTGTTTTTCAACAACCTTCTAGTCCACCGCTCCTACCCCCGCATCTTTCAGAAAGCCTGCAATCTGCCGATAGAATTGATCCCAGTCCGGCGGGAAGTCGTTGTGACCGCAGGGATACTCGATCAGCCTGGCGTGCGGCGCCAGTTGTGCCAGCCGGCGGCTGTGCCAGGGGGGTACGGTTGTGTCGCGGCTGCCGTGCATCAGCAGGACCGGCTGCCGATACTGCGCCAGTACGGCGGCGTTATCGAAGGTGTCCCTGACGAGAAAACCGGGGACCAGAAACCTGCGGGCAAAGGGTCTGGTAGAGGTAAAGGTCGACTGCAGTATCAGCGCACGGCTGGGACGGCGGGCCGCCAGCGCACAGGCCGGGCCGCCCCCCAGCGAGCGCCCGAAGATCACGATCCAAGCGGGATCTACCTCCGGTCGTGCGGCAACGGCGTCATAGGCAGCCAGAGCAGTCCCGGTCAGGATCTCCTCGCTGGGGCTCCCCGGCGAGCCGCCGTAGCCTGGATACTCCACCAGCAGCACCCCCATACCCATCCGCCGGAAACCCTCCATCTGCTCCGGCAGAACATCGATCACCTCACCATTGCCGTGAAAGAAAATCAGCAGCGGGCGGCGCTCGCCCGGTTTCAGCCTGAGGGGCGGCATCAGCCATGCCTTGCCGCGGCCGGCAGCGCCGGCCAATTCCAGCGCTTCGACGCCGGCCGGAGGCTGATGGCCGGGTGGCACCTGAATAAAGCGGCCGGGATACAGGATCTGGCGCTGCAGCAGAAAGACCAGCAGCACATAGCCGAGATAGGCCGGGATTGTCACTATGATGCAGCGCTGTACGATGTGCAGGATCATGGGTCGTCCGGAATAAGGGCCTGGGTTCATTGGCTTCTCAGCCTGCCAGGCAATCCTGCACTTGGCGTATGAAGTTCCTCTCCAATACCGCAAATTCCCCGGGAGTGCACCTGCCGGCATGCTTCACGAACGCCAGGAAGCCCTCCTTCAGAAGGCGGTTGAGTGCGTCGTCATCGATGGTAAATCCTTTTGGGCAACCGGGATCGTGCCGCTCTCCGGCTGTGGCGCCTGCCTGCCGGTGAAGCGCATCGACTCCGGTGAAATAGGCGGTTGCAAGCCCTCTCATGGCGGAGCAGACCTTTGCTACCTGGGCATCCTTGAATCGATAGCTGGCTTCAAAGGGACGGCTGGGATCGGCCACCAACCGGCCGGCGCTTTCGAAGCGGGACCAGCCCCTGGAGCCGAACAGCACGATCTGGCTGTGATACAGCATGTTGATGGTCTGGTCGTGATCGGACAACAGTCCCAGGCGATCGAGGAAGCCGTAGTTCCGCAGCAACTCCTCCCGGGTCGTATCCGGTTCGAACATGATAAATCCGGCCGAGAGGCGCAGGCCGTGGTTGCGAACGCAGGCAACCGCAGCAGCGATCTGCTCCGGTGTGATGCGCTTGTTCAT belongs to Geobacter sp. SVR and includes:
- a CDS encoding peptidylprolyl isomerase, which produces MAQAKKGDKVRINYTGTLEDGTVFDSTLEDQECETEECESEDCGCGCGEETGPMELTIGGGEFFTQIEEALVGMAPGEKKSVTIPAKDAFGEYDTEKVFNVPRSDMPEDLKPEVGDELTISNEDDEEFEVTVVEVQEDSVTFDTNHPLAGEDLTFEIELLEII
- a CDS encoding DUF3820 family protein; amino-acid sequence: MVTLEYDPQFLMELARTRMPFGKYRGRLLIDLPEPYVVWFSRQGFPKGKLGEMLGTVYEIKVNGMESLFDPLRGNDEKS
- a CDS encoding alpha/beta hydrolase; the protein is MILHIVQRCIIVTIPAYLGYVLLVFLLQRQILYPGRFIQVPPGHQPPAGVEALELAGAAGRGKAWLMPPLRLKPGERRPLLIFFHGNGEVIDVLPEQMEGFRRMGMGVLLVEYPGYGGSPGSPSEEILTGTALAAYDAVAARPEVDPAWIVIFGRSLGGGPACALAARRPSRALILQSTFTSTRPFARRFLVPGFLVRDTFDNAAVLAQYRQPVLLMHGSRDTTVPPWHSRRLAQLAPHARLIEYPCGHNDFPPDWDQFYRQIAGFLKDAGVGAVD